The Maritimibacter sp. DP1N21-5 DNA window TCACGTCACGGATGGCGGTGCCAAGCGCGGCCAGTTCTTCCGCCTGGCTCGAGGTGATGACCGCCGAGCCCGTATTGAAGGTGATCGCATCCACCTCGATGACCGGCGCGAGGTCACGAACCTGCGAATACTCCCGGATCTGACGGAGCGAGAAGGTCCGGTCCGGCGACTGGTTCATGGACGCCATCAATGCTTCGCGCAAGGCCACCTCGTCGGACGACGACATCTGCACGGAAGGCGCCGGCTGGTAGGAAACGACCTCCTGACGGCTCACCGGTTGTGCGGCGATGGTGTCGTCGAAGAGGACGATGGAGCGTCCGTCCGGTGTCACCTTGGTCCGCTTGAGCACCGTGCCGTCGGCAGCGCGCACCGTGATGATGCGAGTGCCATCCTCGCGGTCCACGATGGTGCGGGTCGATCCGTCGTCGAAGGACTTCGTCGACACGACTGCACCCGGCTGACGGAGGATTTCGTCGTCGTTCTTCAGCACGCTATACGTGCCATCGGGGTTCTGCACCACGATCCGGTCGCCCGAGTTCGAGACCACCTCGTCACCATTGGCGAGCACCGTGCCCACGGCCACGCCGCCAAGCCCGACGAGCACGAGTTTCTCGAAGTCGGTGAGTTCACGGTTCAGCACATCGCGCAGACCACCGGAGCCGGTGTTCTGGCTGTTCGTTTCAGCCTGCGCGCGGCTTTCCTGCGCCGAAGCGACCTGGGTCGTGTATTCCTCATCCGCCGAACGGGTCGATTCATCGGTCACCTCTTCGACGACGACGCCTTCTTCATCGGCGGCCATCTCGGCATCCGCTTCGGCTTCGGCGGCTGCGGCGGCCGTCGGGGCTTGGTCTTCGACCGGCTCTTCCGGCATCACGTCCTGTGCGATGACTTCGCCTGCCGCATCGGCTTCGGCGGTGTCTTCGGGCGCGGCACCGGTATCGGCCGTCGTTTCAACGTCCGCTTCCGCTTCCGCATCGTCGCCGGTGAGTTGGTCCGCGAGTTCCTGAACGAGGTTCCGGTCCTCTTCCTCGGCCGGGGCGTCGGGGGCTTCGGCGCTCTCCGCAGAAGTGTCGGACTCGATCCGCTCGCCGGCGGTCATGTCTTCTTCGACCGGAGCTTCTTCAGCGGCCGGATCCTCGGCAACGGTCTCTTCAACCGGCTCGTCGACGGGTTCTTCAACCGGGGCTTCCTCGGCCACCGTTTCTTCCGCCGCAGGCTCCTCTGCGTCATCACCAGTCAGCTGATCGGCCAATTGCTCAACGAGGCTTCTGTCCTCTTCAGCTTCAACCGGGGCAGCTTCCTCGGCAGGCGCTTCGGTCGTCTCGACCTCGGTTTCCGTCTCTGCCTGAACTTCCGCCTCGGCGGCCGGCGCTTCAACTTCGGCTTCCACCTCGGCGTCCGCTTCGCTCTCGGCCGTCACCGGCTCCTCGACGGACTCCTCCGCCGGCGCCGGGGCTCCGGCCTCGGCAGACTCTTCGACGGCCTCGCCGGGCTCTACCGGCTCGGCTGGCGCTTCTGCGGCCGCCGGTTCCTCCGGTTCCGCAGGAGCGGTCGGATCGGCGGCCTGTTCTTCCGCCTCGCCGTCCGTGCCCATGATCTTGGCCTTGGCGAGTTCCATGGCGTTCGCGATTTCGGTGCCGTCTTCCAGCACGCAGGGGAACGGGCCCGCGAGGCCGCAGGTCTCCAGTTCGGCTTCCGCCTCCGCCGCTGCATCCTGTGCAAAGGCCGGGGGCACCATGAGCGCGGTGCAAAGGGCCAGCACCGAGGTCGATTTCATCGCGTTCTTCATCATCGTGGTTCTCCTCTCGCGGCGCACGCATCCCGCGCCGCCTTTGATGGGGAGAACGTGGGGGCTTCCCCCGATGTTCCGCCAGAGGGAGAATAAAGCGGGAGCCCCTGCCCGGCGTGGATCCGCGCAACGCGCTGATATTCCGGCGCTTATCCGCCCGCCGAAACGGAACCGCGCCCCGGATGGGACGCGGCGTTATTGCATATCAGGCGGCGCGAGGCGCAGACCTGATGTCGGTTATCGCCTAACAGGTATTGACCGCGCGCCTG harbors:
- a CDS encoding OmpA family protein — encoded protein: MMKNAMKSTSVLALCTALMVPPAFAQDAAAEAEAELETCGLAGPFPCVLEDGTEIANAMELAKAKIMGTDGEAEEQAADPTAPAEPEEPAAAEAPAEPVEPGEAVEESAEAGAPAPAEESVEEPVTAESEADAEVEAEVEAPAAEAEVQAETETEVETTEAPAEEAAPVEAEEDRSLVEQLADQLTGDDAEEPAAEETVAEEAPVEEPVDEPVEETVAEDPAAEEAPVEEDMTAGERIESDTSAESAEAPDAPAEEEDRNLVQELADQLTGDDAEAEADVETTADTGAAPEDTAEADAAGEVIAQDVMPEEPVEDQAPTAAAAAEAEADAEMAADEEGVVVEEVTDESTRSADEEYTTQVASAQESRAQAETNSQNTGSGGLRDVLNRELTDFEKLVLVGLGGVAVGTVLANGDEVVSNSGDRIVVQNPDGTYSVLKNDDEILRQPGAVVSTKSFDDGSTRTIVDREDGTRIITVRAADGTVLKRTKVTPDGRSIVLFDDTIAAQPVSRQEVVSYQPAPSVQMSSSDEVALREALMASMNQSPDRTFSLRQIREYSQVRDLAPVIEVDAITFNTGSAVITSSQAEELAALGTAIRDVIAEVPDAVFLVEGHTDTVGDAAYNLALSDRRAESVALALTEYFDVPPENLITQGYGESDLKVAQAGDIRENRRANVRNITPLLQ